Part of the Nostoc sp. ATCC 53789 genome, AAGCATGAAAGCCAAACGTTCTTGCGGATACCCAGGATCTAGGGGGATGTAAGCTCCACCTGCTTTCAGAATCCCTAAAAGACCTACTACCATTTCTAAGGAGCGATCGACGCAGATTCCCACAAGAACATCTGCACCTACTCCTAATGTTTGCAGGTATTGGGCTAATTGGTTGGCGCGAATATTTAACTCTCGATAAGTAAGTTGCTGTTCTTGAAATACCAACGCCACAGCATCAGGGGTGCGTTCTACCTGCTCCTCAAATAACTGATGAATACATTTATGGTGGGGATAGTCTGTTTGTGTCTGGTTCCATGTTGTTAATAACTGTTGCTCAACTGCTGGTAAAATTGGCAATTTAGCAATACTTTGATTAGGGTTAGCAACTATTCCCAATAACAAAGTTTCAAACTCTGCCATCCGGTGGCGAATAGTGTCAGCGTCAAATAAATTAGTGTTGTACTGACATTCCAGGGTCATCTGACCACGTAATTCCGTAGCATTGATGAACAGTTCAAAATTCTCGAAGGAACGGGGGTTAGAGAAAAATTCTACTTCCAGCCCAGTGAAGGGAAGTTTATCACTATCTAAACCCTGATCGATATTAAATGTAATGGGAACTAAGGGAATACGGCTAGAATCCCGTGCCAAAACTAATTTTTTGACCAGACTACCAAAGGTAAATTGTTGATGATCGTAAGCATCTAATACAGCCGATCGCCGCGATCGCAAATAGTCGCTGAAAGATTTTTCGCCATCAATCTGGCTACGCAATGGTAATAAGTTTACACAGTGGCCTACGAGATTATATTGCCCCAAAGCAGCTTGTCCGGCGGCTGGAATACCAACAACCAAGTCGTTTTGTCCTGTCAGACGGTGTAGCCAAACCTCAAATCCTCCCAGGAGAGTAGTCATAAAGCTACAACCGAGTTTTGTCCCTAGTTGTTTGAGGTTGGCAACTAGTTCGGGGCTTAAATGCCAATCTTCACGGGCAGCATTAAAGGTTCTGAGTGGTGGACGGGGGCGATCGCTGGGGAAATCTACAACAGGTACAGTGTCAGCAAATTGTTGTAACCAATATTTTTCTGTAGCGATCGCTTCTGGACTATCCGCCTCTTCTTCCTGCAAAATCGCATATTCACTTAAATTGTCTGGTTCTTCTAATTCAGGAACAATACCCTGTTGCAAGCCAGAATAAAGTTTACCCAAATCTGGCATCAGCACTGCCCAAGACCAACCATCACAAATAATATGATGTGCTGTCAAAGTAGCTAGATGCTCCTGCGCCTGCAATTTGACAATTTTTGCCCGAAATAGCGGCCCATGTTCCAAATCAAAAGGTTGCTCTACCTCTTGTCGCAAGATACTAGCTAATTTTTCCTGTTGTTCTTGTGGTTCCAGGTTAGAAACATCAATAATAGGGATTTCAATTTGCCGAGAAGCAACAATGCAGAGTGTATTGCCATCGGTGCTAAAAGTTGTCCGTAGTGCTTCATGACGTTGTACTAACTTTTCCACCGCAGACTGGAAAACTTTGACATCAAGTTCGCCTTTTAGTCGCAGAGATTGGGACTCGTTATAAGCACAATTGGCAGCATCCCCCATTTGTACAGAAGCCCAGATTTCTTTTTGTGATTCTGTGGCAGGGGCGGTTAGAAGTAATTCTCCATCTGCAAATGGATCAAAATCAACCGCAGTTAAACTGGATTGGTAATCTACAGGTAATAAGCTCATAAAATTCTATTATTTTCTCAGTTTATTCAAAGTAAAATTTAATTTTTTCTTGTCAAAGTATTGGCATTTAAATTCATTGTTTAGCCAAGATTGTAGACTTTAAATAATTACGCATTGGAACCTCTACAAATCTATATGTCAATGATGCAGCCAATATGATAATCATAAGAAATACTCCTAAAGATGTCAAGGCTTCATATTCTGTGAATCCTTTGCCAAAAGCATGGTGGAATTTATAAATCCATAATGTTTTTAACAATTCTTGAACAAACCAATGAACCATGTAAATCGAGTAAGATATAGTCCCGAAATACAGCATCAACCTTGAATTTAAAAATTTTGATATTACACTATTATTGTTGATAGATACAGCTAAAATTAGGAGAGAAAAAGCTGGTAAAACTAGCCAATCATGAAGACTACGCCAATAAGTCCAGTAGTAATTCATAATCAGAATTATCCAAGTTATAGCTATAATTGCTAGTAAGTTAAGATTCAAATAATTTCTATAATTACCTCTGTGATAAATTTTATAAGTTATAATGCCGAGTATGCACTCTAGCCCGCACCTAGCTATGGAAGGTATGCCAATAATACTATCTAAATTTCCACGGGTAAAAGCAATTAGTAGTAATATACTGAAGAGAGCAGAGACATAAATTCTTAAATCATTTTTCTCATTATTTCGTAATAATAAAAATAAGAGAAATGGAAATATACAATAAATAACAAACTCTACACTAATTGACCAAGCTGGCTCATTCCAATAAGTATCGCACCAAAATAAAGGTGGGCAATTTAAGTCGAATGCTTGAAGAAGGAAAATATTAGCAAAAAGGGCAGTTAAATTAAATTTGCCAGTAAAAGCAGAATTATTTAGTAAAAATAGTTTTAAAATTTCTAATCCGATAAATAGAGATAAAATAAATATATGTAGAGGATAAATTCTGGCAAAACGCGACGATAAATATGAACGATATTTAGATGAATTAACTTTTAATGAAAAATCTTCAATATAAACGTGGGTCATGATAAAACCACTCAGAATGAAGAAAAAATCAACCCACAAATATCCATTACGAAAAAAATTGCTATATGCTGATAAAGTTGAACCAGTTTTAGATAAAGTGTAATATGAGAAATGATGTACAACAACAACCAAAGCTGCAATACCGCGCAGAGCGGTGAGCGAATTGATTTGGTTATACATTGATATTTTTGGCATTGAATTATCTCAAGAATATAAACAGTTAGATATTTTTAGGATAATCTTGATGGTTTTATGAGATTTTTGAAATACAAGTTGTTCACCCAATTATGGTTTTGGTGAGCATTGCCCACACTATTTATAAAAATCATTTTGCTATATCAAATCTGTCAAAAGTTTAGCTTCTAATTTCTACTATGATCTTATTAAGACTTACTTGAACTAGGTTTAAGTACATTATCAGTTAATATAAAAAGCCCTAATCGATGAGTATTTAATATTTGCAAACACAGTGAATTTTTGGTGTTGCTGAATTGGAGTAAGAATTGACATTTTTTGATATGACTTCATACTTGCAATCAGCAACGCCAATTTTTTAAAGCACTTAGGAAACACTTGCAACTTGTAAATACTTCCCAGGCCGCTCGCTATCGGGGATATACCAAGCGGGGTTGCCTTGGGGATCTCGTCCTAATTTGGCATTAGGTTGCGGAGGACGATTACGTAGGCTGTTATTGGTAACTTCGCTGTTTGTTACTTCTATGGGCGGTGCAGACAAAAAGCCAGCAGACTGCATTTCGGCAATACTTTCTTTAAAGGCTGCCATTACAAAAGCTAGATCGGCTTCGGAATGAGCTGTTGTCAAGAAGCAAGGACGATGATCCCAAGTATGCACTCCCTTATCCCGCAGTAAATAAAATAGTAAGTCTCCGTAAGGAAACTCTGGTGCAGATTTCACCATAAACAGGGAGCCGAAGTTATAAGCTGTATACGGAGCCTGAACTTTCTGGAAATAGCCCATAAGTTCCGCTACAAATTTATCGGTTCTGGCATTGAGATTTTGCTGCAAGCTGGGGCCACTCTGTTTTAAATGTTGAAGTACTGCTTTGGCGGCTGCTAGTGCTAAAGGATGGCGGACAAAAGTTCCGGCAAAGTAAGTCACGCCAACTTCTGGAACTGAGTCATCCCCAAACTGCCAAAATCCACCATCTAAAGCATCCATATATTGCGATTTGCCAGCAATGACTCCAATCGGTAGTCCACCGCCCACAATCTTGCCGTAGGTTGCTATATCAGCTTTGATACCAAAATGTGCCTGAGCGCCACCTGGATGAATTCTAAATCCGGTAACGATTTCGTCAAAAATTAGAGCAATACCAGCTTCTTCAGTGAAATCACGTAATTGCTGAAGGAATTCCTTGGGCTGGTATTCAGGGCGACGGCTTTGCACAGATTCAACCATCACTGCTGCTAACTCATCAGCCCGGCTTCTAAGGATTTCTAGAGACTCAGGTGAGTCGTAGTCCACCACCAAAATGTTCTCTACCATTTCGGGTGGGATACCAGGAGCAGCAGGAATTGACCGGAGTTTTTTTGTCCCCCGAACAATTACTTCATCCAAAATACCGTGATAAGCTCCAGAAAAGATGGCGATTAAGTTACGCCCTGTGATGGTGCGTGCCATCCGCATCGCTCCCAAAACCGCTTCCGAACCTGTGTTGCAGAAGGCTGCTCGGTCAAAGTTGGTCAACTCACACATCAGCTTTGCCACTTCTCCAACTAAGGGAGTCTGCGGCCCAATTTCCATGCCTAGTTTCAGTTGTACTTCAATTGCTTCGGTAATGAAAGGTGGCGACCAACCAAACAAATTCAAACCAAAACCATTGCTTAAATCGACATATTCATTGCCATCAAGATCCCAAAGTTTAGAACCCGATGAACGAGACGCTACGATGGGATAAACCATCTCTTTCATCGTCGGGTTAAAGCCAGAAACAGTTCTTGGATCTGCCAAATAAGGGCGATGGGATTGAGTATATTCTTTGGATTTTTTAGTCCGTTGTGTGTATCTTTGAATAATTTTGTCTAGATAAGTTCGTTGTTGCGTTGTCAGAGTTTTAGTCTGGGTTTTTTCAATTCGAGCAGCCGCACCAAATGCCTTTTTAGGGCCATTTGATTCCGTGTCTACCGATGCAGGTGATTCTTTGCTCGTTTGAGTCGCTGGGATAGATACGGCGTTTTGTGGTTTGACACCATTATTTTGAGGTGTCGCTGCAGGTACAACTGGGATTGTTACAGGTTGACTGTTGTTACCCAATAGTGCCAATTGCTGACTCATGATTTGTAGCTGCTGATTAATCACATTTTCGAAGAAACTGGATGCAGCAGGTTGGGCAGAAATCTGAGGTGCAGATCCATTTGTATGAACTTCATGCACTAGCAAAGTGGGTGATGTGGTTGCAGGTGCTGGTAATGGTACTTCTGGAATGGGTTCTGCAACAGTTTCTGTTAATCCTAATGCAGATAAAGTTTCGGGAGACAAGGCTGGATTGATAAAGTCAGCCAGTGTTCCTAAATTGGGGTAAATTTCTAGTAACTGCCTAAGTGTTACCTTTACTTGAAATTTTTTCTTTAACGCTAGCCCTACTTGAGTCAGTGATAAAGAATCTAATCCCATTTCTAAAAATGTTGTCGAATCGTCAACACTAGCGATTTCCAATCCTGATGTTTCTTCAATAATTTCTTTTAGCAGAGGAATAAGCTTTTGCTGAGGAGATTTTATCATATCTTGGGTATTTTCTAACTGGGGATTTGAAGGTTTGGGAGTTGCTGCGCGATTGGGATGAGGTAAAGGATCAATCCAGAAGCGTTGGCGTTCAAAGGGATAGGTAGGCAGAGAAATTCGTTGTCGCGTTTCCCTTTGATAGAAGTTGCTCCAGTCAATAGATACTCCTGCTAGCCACAGTTGTCCTACTGCCTTGAGTAATGCTGTCCATTCGGCTTCGTTCTCAGCGTTATCGCCCAGAGAAGCGTAGGCTTTGCCCGCCGTAGGCATCGCTATCTGTTGTTTAATATCTTTTGCTTGTTGGCGGGCTAAGGTCGTAGTTGTGATTCGCGGCCCAACTTCTAACAGTACGCGTTCTGGTTGCTGCCATAAGGTTTGTATACCCTCCGCAAATCGCACAGTCTGACGTAGATGTGTAGCCCAATACATCGGATCAGTTGCTTGCTGGGCTGTAATCCAGTCGGCGGTAACTGTGGAAACAAAGGGAATTTGAGGAGGTGATAATTTAACTTTCCTAACTACCTCAGCAAAGGGGGCTATGATGTCATCCATCATTGGGGAATGGAAAGCGTGGGAAGTGTGTAAACGGCGACAGACGACTTCTTCGCTTTCTAGTTGTTTTTGTAGAGCCGCGATCGCTTCTGTTGGCCCAGAAACTACACACAGGGAAGGGCCGTTAATTGCGGCGATCGCTAATTCTGGACTCAATCGCGGCTCTACCTCTTTAGCTGGTAAGCGCACTGAGAGCATGGCCCCTTGTGGTAAGTCCCACATGAAGCGACCGCGATTTGCAACCAACATCAGCGCATCTTCTAAGGTGAATACACCCGCAATACAGGCGGCGACAAATTCGCCAATGCTGTGACCAATCATCGCTTGGGGCTTGACTCCCCAACTTTGCCACAGTTGCGCTAAAGCGTATTCAATGACGAATAATGCTGGTTGAGTAAAGCAGGTTTGCTTTAGGGCGATAGCCGCAGTTTCGCGATCGCTTGGCGCGGGATATATAATTTTTCGTAAATCACCGCCCAGTAATGGTTTAAGGATTTCTGCACATTCATCTACTACCTCCTGAAACACAGGTTCACGGTTGTAGAGATTCAGTCCCATATCCACATATTGCGACCCTTGTCCGGGGAACATGAAGGCAACGGCTGGATTACGGATTTCTGTATGGCGGGTATTTACTTGATTGGGATCTAAAGATTGTAACGCTGCGATCGCATCTGTGATGTCGTGACAAACTACACTACGTCGATAATTTAAGGCTTTGCGCCCTCGCTGTAGGGTATAAGCTACATCGGCTAAGTTAATTTCAGCATTGTACTGGAGATATTGCTGCAAATTTACTGTTGCAGCTTCTAAGGCTGTGCTAGTTTTTGCTGAGAGCAACAATAGCTGCTGTGGACGAGAAGATCCAGAATTTTGAATGTGTGGCGCTTCTTCCAGCACAATATGAGCATTAGTCCCGCCAACACCAAAAGAACTTACACCGGCTCGTCGCGGAGTTTCACCTTCTGGCCATTCAGCTAGTTTGGTATTTACATAGAAGGGGCTATTGGCAAAGTCAATCTTGGGATTGGGAGCCTCAAAATTTAAGCTAGGTGGAATCTTTTTATAATGCAGGGCAAGAACGGTTTTAATTAATCCTGCTACCCCAGCAGCTGCAACTAAATGTCCGACATTGCTTTTCAGAGAGCCGATCGCACAAAATTGTTTAGCATCTGTATGCACACGAAATGCTTGCGTCAGCGCTTCAATTTCAATGGGGTCGCCTAAAGGTGTAGCTGTACCGTGAGCTTCAATATAAGAGATGGTTTCTGGGTGGAAGTTGGCATAAGCTTGGGCCATTGCAACGGCTTCTGCTTGTCCGTCTACGCTAGGAGCCGTAAAGCTTACTTTATCAGCACCATCATTATTAATACCTGAACCACGAATTACGGCATAGATGCGATCGCCTTCATTGAGTGCATCTTCTAAACGCTTGAGGACAACTATTCCTGCGCCATTGTTGAACATTGTGCCCTGAGCGCTGGCATCAAAGGGACGACAATGACCATCTCCAGAGAGCATACTGCCTTCTTGAGCCATATAACCGCTATTTTGAGGTGTAGTCATAGATACACCACCAGCTAAAGCCATATCGCACTGATAGCTGCTTAAGGCTTGACAAGCTTGAATAATTGCTACTAAAGAAGTAGAGCAAGCTGTATTAACACTGACAGCCGGGCCTTTAAGGTTGAGTTTGTAAGCAGCACGGGTGGTTAAAAAGTCTTTTTCATTTGCTAACATGGTCTGGAACTCGCCGATGCGATCGACAATTTCCATACGTCCAGAAATATGGTTGGCAAAATAAGTATTTTGACCACAACCAGCGTATAAACCAATCAAGCCATCGAAAGATTCTGATTCATAACCAGCATTTTCTAGAGCTTCATAAACCAACTCTAGAAAAACTCTAGCTTGTGGGTCCATAACCACAGCTTCCAGTGGATTAATGCCAAAGAAGGCTGCATCAAAAGTTTCTCCCCCAGGAATGAT contains:
- a CDS encoding non-ribosomal peptide synthetase, translating into MSLLPVDYQSSLTAVDFDPFADGELLLTAPATESQKEIWASVQMGDAANCAYNESQSLRLKGELDVKVFQSAVEKLVQRHEALRTTFSTDGNTLCIVASRQIEIPIIDVSNLEPQEQQEKLASILRQEVEQPFDLEHGPLFRAKIVKLQAQEHLATLTAHHIICDGWSWAVLMPDLGKLYSGLQQGIVPELEEPDNLSEYAILQEEEADSPEAIATEKYWLQQFADTVPVVDFPSDRPRPPLRTFNAAREDWHLSPELVANLKQLGTKLGCSFMTTLLGGFEVWLHRLTGQNDLVVGIPAAGQAALGQYNLVGHCVNLLPLRSQIDGEKSFSDYLRSRRSAVLDAYDHQQFTFGSLVKKLVLARDSSRIPLVPITFNIDQGLDSDKLPFTGLEVEFFSNPRSFENFELFINATELRGQMTLECQYNTNLFDADTIRHRMAEFETLLLGIVANPNQSIAKLPILPAVEQQLLTTWNQTQTDYPHHKCIHQLFEEQVERTPDAVALVFQEQQLTYRELNIRANQLAQYLQTLGVGADVLVGICVDRSLEMVVGLLGILKAGGAYIPLDPGYPQERLAFMLSDTQIKLLLTQKQLIDKLPAHAASVICLDTDWDTINQPTPENLISNVKAENLAYVMYTSGSTGQPKGVSVIHQGVVRLVKETNYVSLTNKEVFLQISPISFDASTFEIWGCLLNGGKLIIFPPHTPSLDELGQFIQQYQVTTLWLTAGLFHLIVDEKIDALKPLHQLLAGGDVLSVTHVHKFINTVENCKLINGYGPTESTTFTCCYEITAPLKPGASIPIGRPIANTQVYILDSHLQPVPIGITGELYIGGDGLAREYFNRPDLTAERFIANPFSSDTQSRLYKSGDLARYLPDGKIEYLGRIDNQVKVSGFRIELGEIEIALLQYPAVKEAVVIVREDAPGEKVLVGYFVAEAGQDSPQIISELRRFLKQQLPEYMVPKIFMALEALPLNANGKVDRRALPKPDSFRPELEANYVAPRTPIEQQIADIWTQVLNVRQVGIYDNFFELGGYSLLGIQVVSRLRQALQVEILMSNLFELPTVADLAERVETLRWATQGVQAADSETADDYEEGEL
- a CDS encoding acyltransferase — its product is MPKISMYNQINSLTALRGIAALVVVVHHFSYYTLSKTGSTLSAYSNFFRNGYLWVDFFFILSGFIMTHVYIEDFSLKVNSSKYRSYLSSRFARIYPLHIFILSLFIGLEILKLFLLNNSAFTGKFNLTALFANIFLLQAFDLNCPPLFWCDTYWNEPAWSISVEFVIYCIFPFLLFLLLRNNEKNDLRIYVSALFSILLLIAFTRGNLDSIIGIPSIARCGLECILGIITYKIYHRGNYRNYLNLNLLAIIAITWIILIMNYYWTYWRSLHDWLVLPAFSLLILAVSINNNSVISKFLNSRLMLYFGTISYSIYMVHWFVQELLKTLWIYKFHHAFGKGFTEYEALTSLGVFLMIIILAASLTYRFVEVPMRNYLKSTILAKQ
- a CDS encoding type I polyketide synthase, which translates into the protein MQTSDNQDPIDGVAIIGMVGRFPGAGNVDEFWRNLCEGLESTTFFQDEELDPSIDPNLCKDPSYVKARGIIPGGETFDAAFFGINPLEAVVMDPQARVFLELVYEALENAGYESESFDGLIGLYAGCGQNTYFANHISGRMEIVDRIGEFQTMLANEKDFLTTRAAYKLNLKGPAVSVNTACSTSLVAIIQACQALSSYQCDMALAGGVSMTTPQNSGYMAQEGSMLSGDGHCRPFDASAQGTMFNNGAGIVVLKRLEDALNEGDRIYAVIRGSGINNDGADKVSFTAPSVDGQAEAVAMAQAYANFHPETISYIEAHGTATPLGDPIEIEALTQAFRVHTDAKQFCAIGSLKSNVGHLVAAAGVAGLIKTVLALHYKKIPPSLNFEAPNPKIDFANSPFYVNTKLAEWPEGETPRRAGVSSFGVGGTNAHIVLEEAPHIQNSGSSRPQQLLLLSAKTSTALEAATVNLQQYLQYNAEINLADVAYTLQRGRKALNYRRSVVCHDITDAIAALQSLDPNQVNTRHTEIRNPAVAFMFPGQGSQYVDMGLNLYNREPVFQEVVDECAEILKPLLGGDLRKIIYPAPSDRETAAIALKQTCFTQPALFVIEYALAQLWQSWGVKPQAMIGHSIGEFVAACIAGVFTLEDALMLVANRGRFMWDLPQGAMLSVRLPAKEVEPRLSPELAIAAINGPSLCVVSGPTEAIAALQKQLESEEVVCRRLHTSHAFHSPMMDDIIAPFAEVVRKVKLSPPQIPFVSTVTADWITAQQATDPMYWATHLRQTVRFAEGIQTLWQQPERVLLEVGPRITTTTLARQQAKDIKQQIAMPTAGKAYASLGDNAENEAEWTALLKAVGQLWLAGVSIDWSNFYQRETRQRISLPTYPFERQRFWIDPLPHPNRAATPKPSNPQLENTQDMIKSPQQKLIPLLKEIIEETSGLEIASVDDSTTFLEMGLDSLSLTQVGLALKKKFQVKVTLRQLLEIYPNLGTLADFINPALSPETLSALGLTETVAEPIPEVPLPAPATTSPTLLVHEVHTNGSAPQISAQPAASSFFENVINQQLQIMSQQLALLGNNSQPVTIPVVPAATPQNNGVKPQNAVSIPATQTSKESPASVDTESNGPKKAFGAAARIEKTQTKTLTTQQRTYLDKIIQRYTQRTKKSKEYTQSHRPYLADPRTVSGFNPTMKEMVYPIVASRSSGSKLWDLDGNEYVDLSNGFGLNLFGWSPPFITEAIEVQLKLGMEIGPQTPLVGEVAKLMCELTNFDRAAFCNTGSEAVLGAMRMARTITGRNLIAIFSGAYHGILDEVIVRGTKKLRSIPAAPGIPPEMVENILVVDYDSPESLEILRSRADELAAVMVESVQSRRPEYQPKEFLQQLRDFTEEAGIALIFDEIVTGFRIHPGGAQAHFGIKADIATYGKIVGGGLPIGVIAGKSQYMDALDGGFWQFGDDSVPEVGVTYFAGTFVRHPLALAAAKAVLQHLKQSGPSLQQNLNARTDKFVAELMGYFQKVQAPYTAYNFGSLFMVKSAPEFPYGDLLFYLLRDKGVHTWDHRPCFLTTAHSEADLAFVMAAFKESIAEMQSAGFLSAPPIEVTNSEVTNNSLRNRPPQPNAKLGRDPQGNPAWYIPDSERPGKYLQVASVS